The Euphorbia lathyris chromosome 3, ddEupLath1.1, whole genome shotgun sequence genome contains a region encoding:
- the LOC136222712 gene encoding putative UPF0481 protein At3g02645, translating into MSSSISTMPSIPNGPNPNFDEHQWILHIRRTIEDDLEYDTEIPVSIFNVPKILMTTDPDSYTPQQVSLGPYHYWRPELYEMERYKLSAARRIQKQLRLDFKFQHIVDQITKHDPRIRGSYHKFLDMSHETLAWMMALDASFLLHFLQIYAVKEGMSLTRVSSRMSHLVDYAGKKSIHNAILRDMMMLENQIPLFVLRTVLEFQFPNLESSDEMLEAMVLGFCKELSPFKMMNMEKRKVRVTDAAHLLDYLYHAMVPKIEAPQPEITEAEEGGFDHGNEDPISGNSSYIKDLFTEIWKIISKLQKGPFKLVQKLLKSRALKVILKLPWKILSKLPGFSLLTQPVNILLMSEDNKEEIKPENDASNADKPPLVEEIAIPCVSELSKSGVRFLATTGNIKSVSFDPKTVTFHLPVVSLDGNTEVVLRNLVAYEASNASGPLVFTRYTELMNGIIDTDEDVKLLREKGIILNRLKSDKEVADVWNGMNKSIRLTKVPFLDKVIEDVNKHYNGRWKVKVGIFMKKYVFGSWQFLTLLAAVMLLILMTLQAFCSVYNCARIFHITTTS; encoded by the coding sequence atgtCATCTTCCATATCCACCATGCCTTCCATTCCAAACGGACCTAACCCTAACTTCGATGAACATCAATGGATTCTTCACATCCGTAGAACCATCGAAGACGACCTCGAATACGACACTGAAATTCCCGTCTCCATCTTCAATGTCCCCAAAATCCTCATGACTACCGATCCCGATTCCTACACTCCTCAACAAGTCTCCCTCGGCCCTTACCATTACTGGCGCCCCGAGCTCTACGAGATGGAGCGCTACAAGCTTTCCGCCGCTCGTAGAATCCAAAAACAACTCCGTCTTGATTTCAAGTTCCAGCATATTGTCGATCAAATAACCAAACATGATCCCCGAATTCGAGGCTCTTACCACAAGTTCTTAGATATGAGCCACGAGACTCTAGCTTGGATGATGGCACTTGATGCATCATTCTTGCTCCATTTTCTGCAAATTTATGCTGTCAAAGAAGGTATGAGTTTGACTagagtttcttcaagaatgTCTCATTTGGTTGATTACGCCGGGAAGAAATCAATACACAACGCAATTTTAAGAGATATGATGATGCTTGAGAATCAAATCCCTCTCTTTGTTCTCCGAACAGTTCTCGAATTTCAATTCCCGAATCTAGAATCATCCGACGAAATGCTCGAAGCTATGGTATTAGGATTCTGTAAAGAGCTTTCTCCATTCAAGATGATGAATATGGAGAAAAGAAAAGTTCGTGTTACAGATGCTGCACATTTGTTAGACTATTTGTATCACGCAATGGTTCCCAAAATCGAAGCTCCACAGCCCGAAATCACCGAAGCTGAAGAAGGAGGGTTTGATCATGGAAATGAAGATCCAATCTCCGGGAATTCAAGCTATATAAAAGATCTGTTTACTGAGATATGGAAAATAATCTCCAAGCTACAAAAAGGTCCTTTTAAACTTGTCCAGAAACTGCTAAAATCAAGAGCTCTTAAAGTCATACTTAAATTACCATGGAAAATCCTCTCAAAACTTCCTGGATTTTCTCTCCTGACACAGCCTGTAAACATATTGTTAATGTCTGAGGATAACAAGGAAGAAATCAAACCCGAAAACGATGCCTCGAACGCCGACAAGCCACCATTAGTGGAGGAAATAGCAATTCCATGTGTTTCAGAACTTTCAAAATCAGGAGTCCGTTTCTTAGCAACAACAGGTAACATAAAAAGCGTTAGTTTTGATCCAAAGACAGTtacttttcatcttcctgtagtGAGTTTGGATGGAAACACAGAGGTTGTGTTAAGAAATCTGGTGGCATACGAAGCTTCGAATGCATCAGGACCGTTGGTTTTCACTAGATATACTGAATTGATGAATGGAATCATTGACACAGATGAAGATGTGAAGCTGCTTAGAGAAAAGGGTATTATTCTGAATCGATTGAAGAGTGATAAAGAAGTTGCAGATGTGTGGAATGGAATGAACAAGTCAATTAGATTAACCAAAGTGCCGTTTTTGGATAAGGTGATTGAAGATGTGAACAAGCATTATAATGGGAGATGGAAAGTGAAAGTAGGGATTTTTATGAAGAAATATGTGTTTGGATCTTGGCAATTCCTGACATTACTTGCTGCAGTTATGCTTTTGATTTTGATGACATTACAAGCTTTTTGCTCAGTCTATAATTGTGCTCGCATTTTCCATATTACTACCACTAGTTAA